One region of Micromonospora ureilytica genomic DNA includes:
- a CDS encoding peroxiredoxin produces the protein MAGVGVGDVVQDFELPDETGTPRRLSEFLAGGPVVLFFYPGAMTRGCTAESCHFRDLAAEFTALGASRVGISRDTVAKQAEFSKLHGFDYPLLSDVDGAVAQQFGVKRRVPLGPLSMKRMTFVIGADRRIIEVIHSEVSMNDHADRALRALGG, from the coding sequence GTGGCGGGTGTGGGTGTCGGCGACGTGGTGCAGGATTTCGAGCTGCCGGATGAGACGGGCACGCCACGGCGGCTGTCGGAGTTCCTGGCGGGCGGGCCGGTGGTGCTGTTCTTCTACCCGGGGGCGATGACCCGGGGGTGCACGGCGGAGAGCTGCCACTTCCGCGACCTCGCGGCGGAGTTCACGGCGCTGGGCGCGTCGCGGGTGGGCATCAGCCGCGACACGGTGGCGAAGCAGGCCGAGTTCTCGAAGCTGCACGGCTTCGACTATCCGCTGCTGTCGGACGTCGACGGTGCGGTGGCGCAGCAGTTCGGGGTCAAGCGGCGGGTGCCGTTGGGGCCGTTGAGCATGAAGCGGATGACGTTCGTGATCGGCGCCGACCGGCGGATCATCGAGGTGATCCACAGCGAGGTCAGCATGAATGACCACGCGGATCGGGCGCTGCGGGCGTTGGGCGGCTGA
- a CDS encoding SDR family oxidoreductase, with amino-acid sequence MAPVTVITGGGRGIGAATARRLAAAGHHVALCYRRDEAAATAVLADLRAAGAQAIAVRADTTDPEQVRALFDAATQLGPLTGLVNNAGVTSPIGPFTELRVDDLRRVVDVNLVGYVLCAQQAARRLTDGGAIVNVSSAAATLGSPGEYVHYAAVKAATDTLTVGLAKELAPKGIRVNAVAPGIVRTDIHADSGVPDRADSAAGRIPLGRAGEPDEIAAAIAWLLGPDASYATGTVLRVSGGL; translated from the coding sequence GTGGCACCCGTCACCGTCATCACCGGCGGCGGCCGGGGCATCGGCGCGGCCACCGCCCGCCGGCTCGCCGCCGCCGGTCACCACGTCGCCCTGTGCTACCGCCGCGACGAGGCCGCCGCCACCGCCGTCCTGGCCGACCTGCGGGCCGCCGGCGCACAGGCCATCGCGGTACGCGCCGACACCACCGACCCCGAGCAGGTGCGCGCCCTGTTCGACGCGGCCACCCAGCTCGGCCCGCTCACCGGCCTGGTCAACAACGCCGGCGTCACCAGCCCCATCGGGCCCTTCACCGAGCTGCGCGTCGACGACCTGCGCCGGGTCGTCGACGTCAACCTCGTCGGCTACGTCCTCTGCGCCCAGCAGGCCGCCCGGCGGCTCACCGACGGCGGGGCGATCGTCAACGTCTCCTCGGCGGCCGCGACCCTCGGCAGCCCGGGGGAGTACGTGCACTACGCCGCCGTGAAGGCCGCCACCGACACCCTCACCGTCGGCCTGGCCAAGGAACTCGCCCCGAAGGGCATCCGGGTCAACGCCGTCGCCCCCGGCATCGTGCGCACCGACATCCACGCCGACTCCGGGGTGCCCGACCGCGCCGACTCCGCCGCCGGGCGCATCCCGCTGGGCCGCGCCGGTGAGCCCGACGAGATCGCCGCCGCCATCGCCTGGCTGCTCGGCCCGGACGCCTCGTACGCGACCGGGACCGTGCTGCGCGTCTCCGGCGGTCTCTGA
- a CDS encoding MFS transporter small subunit — translation MSADSRPGQQARLWISWLVVAALLGYGVAQTVVTAAKLFTH, via the coding sequence ATGAGTGCGGACAGCCGACCCGGGCAGCAGGCCCGGTTGTGGATCTCCTGGTTGGTGGTGGCGGCGCTGCTCGGCTACGGGGTCGCGCAGACCGTCGTGACCGCGGCGAAGCTCTTCACCCACTGA
- a CDS encoding OFA family MFS transporter, translating to MLSALDRRHTVAPPGYSRWLIPPAALAIHLCIGQVYATSVYKNSLIAHFDTGQTAIGVIFSIAIVMLGLSAAVAGTWVEANGPRKAMFVSACFWATGFLVGSLGIATKQLWLLYLGYGLLGGIGLGIGYISPVSTLIKWFPDRPGLATGLAIMGFGGGAMVASPLSRQLLSFYDSGYDPSNAGSTASGSALVWLFVTLGLGYFVIMMFGVANVRVPAPDWRPAGFDPASVAAKPLVTTANVSAANAVKTRSFWLLWVVLFCNVTAGIGILEQASPMIQDFFRDNGTSAVTVAAAGGFVGLLSLFNMAGRFVWSSTSDVIGRKPIYLVYLGVGMVLYALLALVGQTSTALFVLLACVILSFYGGGFATVPAYLRDLFGTFQVGAIHGRLLTAWSAAGIAGPLIVNGFLDAQGEPGSLTAAAYRPALFTMVGVLAVGFVANLLVRPVPQRYHEPSAEQNTQRDADGNADRDVDEDTTAQRSGTR from the coding sequence ATGCTTTCCGCACTCGATCGTCGGCACACCGTCGCGCCGCCCGGCTACAGCCGTTGGCTCATCCCCCCGGCGGCGTTGGCCATCCACCTCTGCATCGGTCAGGTCTACGCCACAAGCGTCTACAAGAACTCCCTGATCGCCCACTTCGACACCGGTCAGACGGCGATCGGGGTGATCTTCAGCATCGCGATCGTGATGCTCGGGTTGTCCGCCGCGGTCGCCGGGACCTGGGTGGAGGCGAACGGGCCGCGTAAGGCCATGTTCGTCTCGGCCTGTTTCTGGGCGACGGGTTTCCTGGTGGGCTCGCTGGGCATCGCCACGAAGCAGCTGTGGCTGCTGTATCTGGGCTACGGGCTGCTCGGCGGCATCGGGCTGGGCATCGGCTACATCTCCCCCGTCTCCACCCTGATCAAGTGGTTCCCGGACCGGCCGGGGCTGGCCACCGGGTTGGCGATCATGGGGTTCGGTGGTGGGGCGATGGTTGCCTCTCCCCTGTCGCGGCAACTGTTGTCGTTCTACGACTCCGGGTACGACCCGTCCAACGCGGGGTCGACGGCGTCGGGCAGCGCCCTGGTGTGGCTGTTCGTGACGCTCGGCCTGGGCTACTTCGTGATCATGATGTTCGGGGTGGCGAACGTGCGGGTGCCGGCGCCGGACTGGCGGCCGGCCGGCTTCGACCCGGCCAGCGTGGCGGCGAAGCCGCTGGTCACCACGGCGAACGTGTCGGCGGCGAACGCGGTGAAGACCCGCTCGTTCTGGCTGCTGTGGGTGGTGCTGTTCTGCAACGTGACCGCCGGCATCGGCATCCTGGAGCAGGCCAGCCCGATGATCCAGGACTTCTTCCGCGACAACGGCACCTCGGCGGTGACCGTCGCGGCGGCCGGCGGGTTCGTGGGTCTGCTGTCGCTGTTCAACATGGCCGGCCGGTTCGTGTGGTCGTCCACCTCGGACGTCATCGGCCGCAAACCGATCTACCTGGTGTACCTGGGTGTCGGCATGGTGCTGTACGCGCTGCTGGCGCTGGTCGGGCAGACCTCGACGGCCCTGTTCGTGCTGTTGGCCTGCGTGATCCTGTCGTTCTACGGTGGTGGGTTCGCGACCGTGCCGGCGTACCTGCGGGACCTGTTCGGCACCTTCCAGGTCGGTGCGATCCACGGTCGGCTGCTGACCGCCTGGTCGGCGGCGGGAATCGCGGGTCCGCTGATCGTCAACGGGTTCCTCGACGCGCAGGGCGAGCCGGGCTCGCTGACGGCCGCGGCGTACCGTCCGGCGCTGTTCACGATGGTGGGGGTGCTGGCCGTGGGCTTCGTGGCGAACCTGCTGGTGCGGCCGGTGCCGCAGCGCTACCACGAACCGTCGGCGGAGCAGAACACGCAACGGGACGCCGATGGGAACGCGGATCGGGACGTGGACGAGGACACGACGGCGCAGAGGAGTGGTACGCGATGA
- the zwf gene encoding glucose-6-phosphate dehydrogenase, with protein MGSAMHMRSDAVVLFGVTGDLVSKKLFPALYELTRRDRLDVPVIGVARSPWDDQQLVTMARKSVTEVTDEIDDETFDRLADNLSMISGNYADPTTYQRLAERLRDAERPVFYLAIPPAVFGSVVEGLAAVGLADRGRAIVEKPFGRDLESSRELERTLASAFASERVFRIDHYLGKEAVESLYAFRFANRLFEPLWNNEHIDNIQVTLAEGFGTQGRAGFYDTVGATRDVLQNHILQVVALIAMEAPASEDTAAFREAEAAVLRQVAPLSPESTVRGQYAGYRDEPGVAADSNTETFVSTRLTVDSPRWAGVPFYLRTGKSLPGTATEVVVEFKQPQRPLIPAERGTVGLANLLRFRLGRGDGITMSIQAKSPGAEVASRPVDLSVDFGAAFGRRQEAYERLLDDAMDGQHLRFARAETIEQEWRIVEPILDLSTAVQSYEKGSWGPADADALAGGWHTPDLR; from the coding sequence ATGGGAAGTGCCATGCACATGCGCTCGGACGCGGTAGTGCTGTTCGGCGTCACGGGGGACCTTGTCTCGAAAAAGCTGTTCCCGGCCCTGTACGAGTTGACCCGGCGCGACCGGCTCGACGTCCCGGTGATCGGCGTGGCCCGCTCCCCCTGGGATGATCAGCAGTTGGTCACCATGGCCCGCAAGTCGGTCACCGAGGTCACCGACGAGATCGACGACGAGACCTTCGATCGGCTGGCGGACAACCTTTCGATGATCTCCGGAAACTACGCGGACCCGACGACGTACCAGCGGCTGGCTGAGCGGCTGCGCGACGCCGAGCGTCCCGTCTTCTACCTGGCGATCCCTCCGGCGGTGTTCGGCTCCGTCGTCGAGGGCCTGGCGGCCGTGGGTCTGGCCGACCGGGGTCGGGCGATCGTGGAGAAGCCGTTCGGGCGTGACCTGGAGTCCTCCCGCGAGTTGGAACGCACGTTGGCCTCGGCCTTCGCGTCGGAGCGCGTGTTCCGCATCGACCACTACCTCGGCAAGGAAGCCGTCGAGAGTCTCTACGCCTTCCGGTTCGCCAACCGGCTGTTCGAGCCGCTGTGGAACAACGAGCACATCGACAACATCCAGGTGACCCTCGCCGAGGGTTTCGGTACGCAGGGCCGGGCCGGCTTCTACGACACGGTGGGCGCGACCCGCGATGTGCTGCAGAACCACATCCTGCAGGTCGTCGCGCTCATCGCGATGGAGGCGCCGGCCAGCGAGGACACCGCGGCGTTCCGGGAGGCGGAGGCCGCGGTGCTGCGGCAGGTCGCGCCGCTGTCGCCGGAGTCCACGGTCCGTGGGCAGTACGCCGGCTACCGCGACGAGCCGGGCGTGGCGGCGGACTCGAACACGGAGACGTTCGTGTCGACCCGGTTGACTGTCGACTCCCCCCGCTGGGCGGGTGTGCCCTTCTATCTGCGCACCGGCAAGTCCCTGCCGGGGACGGCGACGGAGGTCGTGGTCGAGTTCAAGCAGCCGCAGCGCCCGCTGATCCCGGCCGAGCGGGGCACGGTGGGGCTCGCGAACCTGCTGCGTTTCCGCCTCGGGCGTGGTGACGGCATCACGATGTCGATCCAGGCGAAGAGCCCGGGCGCCGAGGTGGCGAGCCGTCCGGTGGACCTGTCCGTCGACTTCGGCGCGGCTTTCGGGCGCCGACAGGAAGCGTACGAGCGGCTGCTCGACGACGCGATGGACGGGCAGCACCTGCGCTTCGCGCGTGCCGAGACGATCGAGCAGGAGTGGCGCATCGTCGAGCCGATCCTGGATCTGTCGACGGCGGTGCAGTCGTACGAGAAGGGCAGTTGGGGTCCGGCGGACGCCGACGCGTTGGCCGGCGGCTGGCACACCCCGGACCTGCGCTAG